One stretch of Scatophagus argus isolate fScaArg1 chromosome 18, fScaArg1.pri, whole genome shotgun sequence DNA includes these proteins:
- the pld1b gene encoding phospholipase D1, protein MLRQSEPTTSTLQLVANDMTGIMEKLDTRELDLEDGEYDTADASAPADRLPFMAIYNTVGFKEPTAKVFLSSPITARILEVERFTSAQDRFNVTTQRSVNKSMPAVFKIELKHGEFTWLVKKKEKHFIDLHRELRTYKTFMRLPLPSRSHTVKRQTVTSEVRHMPNLPRGGGDELARDEQVSSRRKQLEDYLNNLLKMPMYRNYHATMEFIDVSQLSFIHDLGPKGLEGMVLKRSGGHRIPGMNCCGRSKMCYRWSKRWLVVKDSFLLYMKPDSGAISFVMLVDKEFSIKMDSKDTETKHGVRIDSLSRSLVLKCSSYRHARWWGQAIEGFVQKHGSAFLTDHRFGSFARQEENIPAKWYVNGKTYMEDVADALEEAREEIFITDWWLSPEIFLKRPVVEGNRWRLDHILRRKAQQGVRIFVMLYKEVELALGINSGYSKRTLLRLHPNIKVMRHPDHVSSAVYLWAHHEKIIVIDQSVAFVGGIDLAYGRWDDREHRLTDVGSVTLSHLEQAEAASSSMAAPGNGSSTISQTNGKGIFTVTDSVDQPKLKCQGRRRTRFSIKRHLQKHGFAQADSDSDLENEERSGSVRSLHTGVGELFGNTRFWHGKDYCNFVHKDWIQLDKPFDDFIDRHTTPRMPWHDIASVVHGKAARDVARHFIQRWNFTKLVKPKYRSLSYPCLLPKSHTTAGEQRYQVPNCIPAKVQILRSSSDWSAGIKYHEESIHNAYVQVIKNSQHFIYIENQFFISCADNRHVFNKIGDAIAERIIRAYREGKRYRVYVVTPLLPGFEGDINTGGGSAIQAVMHFNYRTMNRGDHSIISQLKKEMGDQWINYISIAGLRTHAELEGKLVTELIYVHSKMLIADDNTVIIGSANINDRSMLGKRDSEVAVIVEDSEMVTSVMDGQEYQAGKYALGLRLECFKTILGAHTDSSIDVSDPISDQFYKEVWMATCARNATIYQKVFRCLPSSDVRNILELEGYLAKPGLDKEDTTRAHEELKKIRGFLVQFPLQFLSDQNLLPPIGSKEAMVPMEVWT, encoded by the exons ATGCTGCGGCAATCCGAGCCAACAACCAGCACCCTGCAGCTGGTTGCCAACGATATGACCGGCATCATGGAGAAGCTGGACACCCGTGAGCTGGACCTGGAAGATGGAGAGTACGACACAGCTGACGCCAGTGCTCCAG cgGATCGTTTGCCTTTTATGGCAATCTACAACACGGTGGGTTTCAAAGAGCCCACGGCCAAAGTCTTCCTGTCATCTCCGATCACTGCCAGGATCCTGGAGGTGGAGCGGTTCACCTCAGCTCAGGATCGCTTCAACGTCACAACACAGAGGAGTGTCAACAAG tcGATGCCAGCGGTGTTTAAGATCGAGTTGAAGCATGGGGAGTTTACGTGGCTggtgaagaagaaggagaaacatTTCATCGATCTCCACAGAGAGCTGAGGACCTACAAGACCTTCATGAGGCTGCCGCTGCCGTCACGCAG tcacacGGTGAAGAGGCAGACAGTTACGAGCGAGGTGAGGCATATGCCGAACCTccccagaggaggaggagatgagctCGCCAGAGATGAGCAGGTTTCCAGCCGCAGG AAACAACTGGAAGATTACTTGAATAACCTGCTAAAGATGCCAATGTACAGGAACTACCATGCAACA atGGAGTTCATAGATGTTAGTCAGCTGTCCTTCATCCATGATCTGGGACCGAAAGGCTT AGAAGGGATGGTGCTGAAGCGATCCGGTGGCCATCGGATCCCCGGGATGAACTGTTGTGGTCGTAGCAAAATGTGCTACCGCTGGTCCAAACG tTGGCTTGTGGTGAAGGACTCGTTCCTGCTCTACATGAAGCCGGACTCGGGTGCCATCTCCTTTGTGATGCTGGTCGACAAGGAGTTCAGCATCAAGATGGACTCCAAAGACACAGAGACCAAACATGGCGTCCGCATCGACAGTCTGTCCAG atcaTTGGTGCTGAAGTGCAGCAGCTACAGACACGCGCGCTGGTGGGGTCAGGCCATCGAAGGCTTCGTACAGAAGCACGGCTCGGCCTTCCTCACCGACCACCGCTTTGGATCCTTCGCCAGGCAGGAAGAAAACATCCCTGCCAAATG GTACGTGAATGGCAAAACGTACATGGAAGATGTGGCCGATGCTCTTGAAGAAGCCAGAGAGGAAATATTCATCACAGACTGGTG GTTGAGTCCAGAGATCTTCCTGAAGAGGCCGGTTGTTGAAGGGAATCGCTGGCGTCTGGACCACATACTGAGACGCAAAGCG CAACAAGGAGTTCGGATCTTTGTGATGCTTTACAAGGAGGTGGAGTTAGCTCTGGGCATCAACTCTGGATACAGCAAGAGAACACTGCTGCGCCTTCACCCCAACATCAAG GTGATGCGTCACCCAGACCACGTCTCCTCCGCCGTCTACCTGTGGGCGCATCACGAGAAGATCATCGTCATTGACCAATCGGTGGCCTTTGTTGGTGGGATTGACCTGGCTTACGGCCGCTGGGATGACCGGGAACACCGGCTGACAGATGTTGGGAGtgtcacactctcacacttgGAGCAG GCTGAAGCTGCCTCCTCCAGTATGGCTGCTCCAGGTAACGGCAGCAGCACCATCTCCCAGACCAATGGGAAGGGAATTTTTACGGTGACAGACTCAGTGGACCAAcccaaactgaaatgtcaggggaggaggaggaccagaTTCAGCATCAAGAGACACCTGCAGAAACACGGATTTGCCCAggctgacagtgacagtgacctGGAGAACGAAGAGA GAAGCGGTTCAGTGCGCAGTCTGCACACAGGGGTCGGAGAGCTGTTTGGAAACACACGCTTCTGGCATGGAAAAGACTACTGCAACTTCGTGCACAAGGACTGGATTCAACTGGACAAACCATTTGATG ATTTCATAGACAGACACACGACTCCCAGAATGCCTTGGCACGACATTGCCTCAGTGGTTCACGGGAAAGCAGCTCGAGATGTGGCAAGACACTTCATTCAGCGGTGGAACTTCACCAAG CTTGTGAAGCCAAAGTACCGTTCTCTGTCTTACCCATGTCTGCTGCCCAAGTCTCACACCACTGCCGGAGAGCAGCGATACCAAGTCCCCAACTGCATCCCCGCCAAAGTACAG ATTCTTCGCTCGTCCTCTGACTGGTCCGCCGGCATCAAATACCATGAGGAGTCCATCCATAACGCCTATGTCCAAGTCATCAAGAACAGCCAACACTTCATCTACATAGAG AATCAGTTCTTCATCAGCTGTGCAGACAACAGACACGTTTTCAACAAGATAGGGGATGCTATTGCTGAGCGCATCATCAGAGCATACAG GGAGGGTAAAAGGTACCGAGTGTACGTGGTGACACCTCTGCTGCCAGGCTTCGAAGGAGACATCAACACTGGAGGAGGCAGCGCCATCCAGGCTGTCATGCACTTCAactacag GACCATGAACAGAGGAGACCACTCCATCATCTCACAGCTCAAGAAGGAGA TGGGCGATCAGTGGATCAACTACATCTCCATCGCTGGTTTGAGGACTCACGCTGAGCTGGAGGGGAAGCTGGTCACGGAGCTCATCTACGTCCACAGCAAGATGCTCATCGCTGACGACAACACCGTCATCATAG GGTCTGCCAACATCAACGACCGGAGCATGCTGGGAAAGAGGGACAGCGAGGTCGCAGTGATTGTGGAGGACTCAGAGATGGTGACGTCGGTGATGGACGGGCAGGAATACCAAGCTGGAAAATACGCCTTGGGGCTCCGCCTCGAGTGCTTCAA GACTATTTTGGGTGCTCACACAGACTCCTCCATTGATGTGTCAGATCCCATCAGCGACCAGTTCTACAAAGAGGTTTGGATGGCCACTTGCGCTCGAAATGCCACCATTTACCAGAAG GTGTTCCGTTGCCTGCCATCCAGCGATGTCCGTAACATCCTTGAACTGGAGGGCTACCTGGCCAAGCCGGGCCTGGACAAGGAGGACACGACCCGGGCCCAcgaggagctgaagaagattCGTGGCTTCCTGGTCCAGTTTCCCCTTCAGTTCTTGTCCGACCAGAACCTGCTTCCTCCTATTGGTTCCAAGGAGGCCATGGTGCCCATGGAGGTCTGGACCTGA